In the Palaeococcus pacificus DY20341 genome, one interval contains:
- a CDS encoding cation:proton antiporter, whose protein sequence is MTAISVFMWALVLLLFSAMLTLIRLLLGPTIPDRAVALDSMTTTTAGAMVIYGVITKQAVFIDVALVYAVLSYIATLYIARYLVKKKVGIA, encoded by the coding sequence ATGACTGCTATAAGCGTATTTATGTGGGCTTTAGTACTACTGCTCTTTTCGGCCATGCTGACTCTAATTAGATTGCTCTTAGGACCTACGATTCCTGACAGAGCTGTGGCTCTTGATTCAATGACTACTACAACAGCAGGTGCAATGGTAATTTATGGGGTAATAACGAAACAAGCAGTTTTCATTGATGTTGCTTTAGTCTATGCGGTTTTGAGCTATATAGCTACACTCTACATAGCCCGCTACCTAGTAAAGAAGAAGGTGGGGATAGCATGA
- a CDS encoding hydrogenase subunit MbhD domain-containing protein yields MNFGELFWALQILIGIGLLVSAIAAVRFKNLIAAVISMAVFSLILSLEFYVLQAPDVAIAEAGVGACLTTAMYLLAIKNTTDEEVIE; encoded by the coding sequence ATGAACTTCGGCGAGCTCTTTTGGGCACTGCAGATTTTAATAGGTATTGGGCTCTTGGTGAGTGCAATCGCCGCGGTGAGATTCAAAAATCTAATTGCCGCTGTAATCTCAATGGCCGTCTTCAGCTTAATTCTCTCATTGGAGTTCTACGTCCTACAAGCGCCTGACGTTGCAATAGCGGAAGCAGGAGTTGGGGCTTGTCTTACAACAGCAATGTACCTCTTAGCGATAAAGAACACCACCGATGAGGAGGTGATAGAATGA
- the mnhG gene encoding monovalent cation/H(+) antiporter subunit G, protein MIEWVVGVLLGIGVAFNLLASIGILRFPDVYTRIHAATKCTTFGTIFIVLATIVYSIYNWLPNHDPRWITIGLHSALVVIFLVLTNPVGAHALGRAARKSGIRPYGAVIDELEGRL, encoded by the coding sequence ATGATCGAATGGGTTGTAGGTGTTCTTCTTGGCATTGGAGTTGCTTTCAACCTCTTAGCAAGCATAGGAATACTTAGGTTTCCAGATGTCTATACAAGAATACATGCTGCAACGAAATGTACTACATTTGGAACAATTTTCATAGTCTTGGCAACAATAGTTTACTCAATCTACAACTGGCTTCCAAACCATGATCCAAGATGGATCACAATAGGACTTCACTCAGCTCTGGTTGTGATATTCCTCGTTCTAACCAATCCCGTAGGAGCGCATGCACTTGGTAGAGCAGCAAGAAAGTCGGGTATTAGGCCTTATGGGGCTGTAATAGATGAACTGGAGGGGAGGCTATGA
- a CDS encoding MnhB domain-containing protein — protein MTTTIIKTTTRILAPLILVFGAYIILHGHLTPGGGFQGGAVFASGLALLIVANQYENVKKAFEKVPLSPLESIGALGFLGTALLGLMGYTFFKNVIANSGFIFGDPTPIGINPGYLNTGGTLSYMNIFVGTKVLAGLTSIVLIFFLIMRREKDEW, from the coding sequence ATGACGACTACAATTATTAAGACTACTACGAGAATTTTAGCCCCTCTAATATTGGTATTTGGTGCTTACATAATCCTTCATGGGCATTTAACTCCGGGTGGAGGCTTCCAGGGAGGTGCGGTTTTTGCAAGCGGCTTGGCTTTGTTAATCGTGGCCAATCAGTATGAAAACGTTAAGAAAGCATTCGAAAAAGTGCCATTAAGTCCACTGGAGAGCATAGGCGCTCTTGGTTTCTTGGGAACTGCCCTTTTGGGATTAATGGGCTATACATTCTTTAAGAACGTTATAGCCAACAGCGGCTTCATCTTTGGGGATCCAACTCCAATTGGAATAAACCCAGGCTATCTCAATACTGGTGGAACGCTATCATACATGAACATCTTTGTAGGTACAAAAGTCTTAGCCGGCCTTACGAGCATAGTACTAATCTTCTTCTTAATCATGAGGAGGGAGAAGGATGAATGGTGA
- a CDS encoding sodium:proton antiporter translates to MNGDLVAVNLPFIIVALLLALGFYTIGFKRNLIKVVIGIEILEGAVNMFLVALGYVKGSYAPIYTLAPEESVNNMVLPTPQALTLTSIVIGVAVSALMLAFAVNIYRHYGTLDVTKIRRLRG, encoded by the coding sequence ATGAATGGTGATTTAGTGGCGGTTAACCTTCCCTTTATCATCGTAGCGCTGCTTTTGGCGTTGGGATTCTACACAATCGGCTTCAAAAGGAATCTAATAAAGGTTGTAATAGGCATTGAAATTTTGGAAGGCGCAGTGAACATGTTCTTAGTTGCATTGGGCTATGTAAAAGGAAGCTATGCTCCAATTTACACCCTCGCTCCCGAAGAATCCGTCAACAACATGGTTCTTCCTACACCACAGGCCCTGACACTTACGAGCATCGTTATTGGAGTGGCAGTTTCTGCTCTAATGCTCGCATTTGCTGTGAACATCTACAGACACTATGGAACCCTCGATGTCACAAAGATTAGGAGGTTGAGAGGATGA
- the mbhE gene encoding hydrogen gas-evolving membrane-bound hydrogenase subunit E, with amino-acid sequence MRKALGLFAFLGFTLFLLAAMMTIRPFGEPPHTEMDSYFIAHAQEEASANNVVTSVVFDYRGFDTLGEATVLFTAVSGVLMALRHYKVVKR; translated from the coding sequence ATGAGAAAAGCATTAGGGCTCTTTGCGTTCTTGGGGTTCACACTCTTCCTCTTGGCTGCTATGATGACTATTAGGCCATTTGGAGAGCCTCCACACACAGAAATGGACAGCTACTTTATAGCCCATGCTCAAGAGGAAGCCTCTGCAAACAACGTCGTTACAAGTGTAGTTTTTGACTACAGGGGTTTTGATACTCTTGGCGAAGCCACCGTCCTATTTACTGCAGTTTCGGGAGTGTTAATGGCTCTAAGACACTATAAGGTGGTGAAACGATGA
- a CDS encoding monovalent cation/H+ antiporter subunit E, giving the protein MAFATSFLWSLIIYLLLTAGSGNVLAWSPEELIAGIVIAAVIGYATRNVMSEKLDYFFNPKRWVLFIIYAIGPFFYAMAKANFDVAYRVITGKIRPGIVKISPELTRDESRTLLANSITLTPGTFTLEIDEEGNFYVHWINVPEGKEKPTPEELCGYLPKWARRIGE; this is encoded by the coding sequence ATGGCGTTTGCAACATCTTTCCTGTGGTCTTTGATTATTTACTTATTACTCACAGCAGGTTCCGGGAACGTTTTAGCATGGAGCCCAGAAGAACTTATAGCAGGGATAGTAATAGCAGCAGTTATAGGCTACGCCACAAGAAACGTCATGAGTGAAAAGCTCGACTACTTCTTCAATCCAAAGAGGTGGGTGCTTTTCATAATATATGCAATTGGGCCGTTCTTTTATGCAATGGCAAAGGCAAACTTTGACGTCGCGTATAGGGTTATAACAGGTAAAATTAGGCCCGGAATTGTGAAAATATCTCCAGAACTCACGAGGGATGAGAGCAGAACACTGCTTGCAAACTCTATAACGCTAACACCAGGAACTTTTACACTTGAAATCGATGAAGAGGGAAACTTCTACGTTCACTGGATTAATGTCCCTGAAGGAAAGGAAAAGCCAACCCCTGAGGAATTATGTGGCTATCTTCCAAAATGGGCAAGGAGGATTGGAGAATGA